A genomic window from Passer domesticus isolate bPasDom1 chromosome Z, bPasDom1.hap1, whole genome shotgun sequence includes:
- the TMEM8B gene encoding transmembrane protein 8B isoform X3, with translation MEPTQSSDGLFVTDYFTRTPRKLSPFRSFASIELFHFHIPEDTVIAVWNLITFKEQGGTFGDQCPDRSITVYFRSGAPSVINPLHTHFPRDTAVPGSFALTLTWTLPNRTTGVFNVTSPLPGDWFLAAHLPKDEGKISVKGLYEECQYLFQPQLIVQRLVNIAVLYPGHVTEQSMAPHNRSCLYKVFVPSYTSRVLVEVLQCRGAEGCPLWLRVRAKAPPLHNSTALDCREHTPCQLAQDLPFWQHWYYVLVEKHPGVLGTVSFQVTVQLTDCSRPSLARPPFLPSSASMNMPHSFGSAGGLALGDSPPPTSPNDTKHPVPVPATLHTEERCWPVRPTLRNELDTFSVHFYIFFGPNVSVPPDRPAVFVINLLPVLDSGGVLNLELRLNVSSLCGENVTVFGCLNHGVPLTSGDNTSVTCETESLAGFLLSVNATASLSRLRIPYPQTGSWYLSLRSLCATEHGFEPCTNVTAEVYLRAYLSPCINDCGIYGQCKLLRTNNYLYAACECKAGWNGWGCTDNAEAFSYGFQLLSTLLLCLSNVMFVPPVAIAVRSHYLLEAAVYIFTMFFSTFYHACDQPGIVVFCIMEYDVLQFCDFLGSLMSVWVTVIAMARLQPIVKQVLYLLGAMLLSMALQMDRHGLWNLLGPSLFALGIMAVAWTARTIRRRHCYPPTWKRWAFYLCPGALIAAAAVLLYAFVETEENYFYIHSIWHLLIAGSVGFLLPPRAKPSRRLGPLPRRKGCGYQLCVNEQEELGLVDPAVASINSICTS, from the exons ATGGAACCCACACAGAGTTCAG ACGGGCTCTTTGTGACCGACTACTTCACCCGCACACCACGCAAGCTCAGCCCCTTCCGCTCCTTTGCCAGCATCGAGCTCTTCCACTTCCACATTCCCGAGGACACAGTCATCGCCGTCTGGAACCTCATCACCTTCAAGGAGCAAGGTGGCACCTTTGGGGATCAATGCCCGGACCGCAGCATCACCGT GTATTTCCGCTCAGGGGCTCCCTCTGTCATTAACCCGCTGCACACGCACTTCCCCAGGGACACGGCCGTCCCTGGCTCCTTCGCACTGACCCTCACCTGGACCCTGCCCAACCGCACCACAGGCGTGTTCAATGTCACCAGCCCGCTGCCCGGGGACTGGTTCCTGGCTGCCCACCTGCCCAAAGATGAGGGCAAGATCTCCGTTAAG gggctcTACGAGGAGTGCCAGTATCTCTTCCAGCCACAGCTCATCGTGCAGCGCCTGGTGAACATCGCCGTGCTGTACCCAGGTCATGTCACCGAGCAGAGCATGGCCCCCCACAACCGCTCCTGCCTCTACAA GGTCTTTGTGCCCAGCTACACATCGCGAGTGCTCGTGGAGGTGCTGCAGTGCCGTGGGGCCGAGGGCTGCCCACTCTGGCTGCGTGTGCGGGCCAAGGCTCCCCCCCTGCACAACTCCACAGCCCTGGACTGCCGGGAACACACTCCCTGCCAGCTGGCACAGGACCTGCCCTTCTGGCAGCACTGGTACTACGTGCTGGTGGAGAAACACCCTGGGGTGCTGGGCACCGTCTCCTTCCAGGTCACCGTGCAGCTCACAG ACTGTTCCCGACCCAGCCTGGCCCGGCcacccttcctgccctccagcgcCTCCATGAACATGCCCCACTCCTTCGGCTCCGCGGGCGGGCTGGCGCTGGGGGACAGCCCTCCACCCACCAGCCCCAACGACACGAAGCACCCGGTCCCCGTCCCCGCCACCTTACACACCGAGGAGCGGTGCTGGCCTGTCCGGCCCACGCTGCGCAACGAGCTGGACACCTTCTCCGTCCACTTCTACATCTTCTTCGGGCCCAACGTGTCAGTGCCGCCCGACCGCCCCGCTGTCTTCGTCATCAACCTCCTGCCAGTGCTGGACAGTGGTGGGGTACTCAACCTGGAGCTGCGGCTCAACGTG AGCTCCCTGTGTGGTGAAAATGTGACAGTGTTTGGGTGTCTAAACCATGGAGTCCCACTGACATCTGGTGACAACACCTCGGTCACCTGTGAGACAG AGTCTCTGGCAGGCTTCCTGCTCTCCGTTAATGCCACAGCCAGCCTCAGCCGCCTGCGGATCCCCTACCCACAGACAGGCAGCTGGTACCTGAGCCTGCGCTCGCTCTGTGCCACGGAGCACGG GTTTGAGCCCTGCACCAACGTGACAGCTGAGGTGTACTTGCGCGCCTACCTCTCCCCCTGCATCAACGACTGCGGCATCTACGGCCAGTGCAAGCTGCTGCGCACCAACAACTACCTGTACGCTGCCTGCGAGTGCAAAGCTG GCTGGAACGGCTGGGGCTGCACGGACAACGCTGAGGCTTTCTCCTATGgcttccagctcctctccacgctgctgctgtgcctcagcAATGTGATGTTTGTGCCTCCCGTGGCCATTGCTGTCCGCAGCCACTACCTCCTAGAAGCTGCTGTCTACATCTTCACCATGTTCTTCTCCACT TTTTACCATGCCTGCGACCAGCCGGGCATTGTGGTGTTCTGCATCATGGAGTATGATGTGCTGCAGTTTTGTGACTTCTTGGGCTCTCTCATGTCTGTCTGGGTCACTGTCATCGCCATGGCCCGGCTCCAGCCCATAGTCAAGCAG GTGCTGTACCTGCTGGGGGCCATGCTGCTCTCCATGGCCCTGCAGATGGACCGTCACGGGCTCTGGAACCTTCTGGGGCCCAGCCTTTTCGCTTTGGGGATAATGGCCGTCGCCTGG ACGGCTCGCACCATCCGTCGCCGCCACTGCTACCCTCCGACCTGGAAGCGCTGGGCATTCTACCTGTGCCCGGGAGCGCTGATCGCAGCGGCGGCCGTGCTGCTCTACGCCTTCGTAGAGACAGAGGAGAACTACTTCTACATCCACAGCATCTGGCACCTGCTCATCGCCGGCA
- the TMEM8B gene encoding transmembrane protein 8B isoform X2, translating into MARRGGGGGGQRLPLPLPLLLLPLLLLPPPAADGLFVTDYFTRTPRKLSPFRSFASIELFHFHIPEDTVIAVWNLITFKEQGGTFGDQCPDRSITVYFRSGAPSVINPLHTHFPRDTAVPGSFALTLTWTLPNRTTGVFNVTSPLPGDWFLAAHLPKDEGKISVKGLYEECQYLFQPQLIVQRLVNIAVLYPGHVTEQSMAPHNRSCLYKVFVPSYTSRVLVEVLQCRGAEGCPLWLRVRAKAPPLHNSTALDCREHTPCQLAQDLPFWQHWYYVLVEKHPGVLGTVSFQVTVQLTDCSRPSLARPPFLPSSASMNMPHSFGSAGGLALGDSPPPTSPNDTKHPVPVPATLHTEERCWPVRPTLRNELDTFSVHFYIFFGPNVSVPPDRPAVFVINLLPVLDSGGVLNLELRLNVSSLCGENVTVFGCLNHGVPLTSGDNTSVTCETESLAGFLLSVNATASLSRLRIPYPQTGSWYLSLRSLCATEHGFEPCTNVTAEVYLRAYLSPCINDCGIYGQCKLLRTNNYLYAACECKAGWNGWGCTDNAEAFSYGFQLLSTLLLCLSNVMFVPPVAIAVRSHYLLEAAVYIFTMFFSTFYHACDQPGIVVFCIMEYDVLQFCDFLGSLMSVWVTVIAMARLQPIVKQVLYLLGAMLLSMALQMDRHGLWNLLGPSLFALGIMAVAWTARTIRRRHCYPPTWKRWAFYLCPGALIAAAAVLLYAFVETEENYFYIHSIWHLLIAGSVGFLLPPRAKPSRRLGPLPRRKGCGYQLCVNEQEELGLVDPAVASINSICTS; encoded by the exons atggcccggcggggcggcgggggcggcgggcagcgcctcccgctgccgctgccgctgctgctcctgccgctcctgctcctgccgccgcccgccgccg ACGGGCTCTTTGTGACCGACTACTTCACCCGCACACCACGCAAGCTCAGCCCCTTCCGCTCCTTTGCCAGCATCGAGCTCTTCCACTTCCACATTCCCGAGGACACAGTCATCGCCGTCTGGAACCTCATCACCTTCAAGGAGCAAGGTGGCACCTTTGGGGATCAATGCCCGGACCGCAGCATCACCGT GTATTTCCGCTCAGGGGCTCCCTCTGTCATTAACCCGCTGCACACGCACTTCCCCAGGGACACGGCCGTCCCTGGCTCCTTCGCACTGACCCTCACCTGGACCCTGCCCAACCGCACCACAGGCGTGTTCAATGTCACCAGCCCGCTGCCCGGGGACTGGTTCCTGGCTGCCCACCTGCCCAAAGATGAGGGCAAGATCTCCGTTAAG gggctcTACGAGGAGTGCCAGTATCTCTTCCAGCCACAGCTCATCGTGCAGCGCCTGGTGAACATCGCCGTGCTGTACCCAGGTCATGTCACCGAGCAGAGCATGGCCCCCCACAACCGCTCCTGCCTCTACAA GGTCTTTGTGCCCAGCTACACATCGCGAGTGCTCGTGGAGGTGCTGCAGTGCCGTGGGGCCGAGGGCTGCCCACTCTGGCTGCGTGTGCGGGCCAAGGCTCCCCCCCTGCACAACTCCACAGCCCTGGACTGCCGGGAACACACTCCCTGCCAGCTGGCACAGGACCTGCCCTTCTGGCAGCACTGGTACTACGTGCTGGTGGAGAAACACCCTGGGGTGCTGGGCACCGTCTCCTTCCAGGTCACCGTGCAGCTCACAG ACTGTTCCCGACCCAGCCTGGCCCGGCcacccttcctgccctccagcgcCTCCATGAACATGCCCCACTCCTTCGGCTCCGCGGGCGGGCTGGCGCTGGGGGACAGCCCTCCACCCACCAGCCCCAACGACACGAAGCACCCGGTCCCCGTCCCCGCCACCTTACACACCGAGGAGCGGTGCTGGCCTGTCCGGCCCACGCTGCGCAACGAGCTGGACACCTTCTCCGTCCACTTCTACATCTTCTTCGGGCCCAACGTGTCAGTGCCGCCCGACCGCCCCGCTGTCTTCGTCATCAACCTCCTGCCAGTGCTGGACAGTGGTGGGGTACTCAACCTGGAGCTGCGGCTCAACGTG AGCTCCCTGTGTGGTGAAAATGTGACAGTGTTTGGGTGTCTAAACCATGGAGTCCCACTGACATCTGGTGACAACACCTCGGTCACCTGTGAGACAG AGTCTCTGGCAGGCTTCCTGCTCTCCGTTAATGCCACAGCCAGCCTCAGCCGCCTGCGGATCCCCTACCCACAGACAGGCAGCTGGTACCTGAGCCTGCGCTCGCTCTGTGCCACGGAGCACGG GTTTGAGCCCTGCACCAACGTGACAGCTGAGGTGTACTTGCGCGCCTACCTCTCCCCCTGCATCAACGACTGCGGCATCTACGGCCAGTGCAAGCTGCTGCGCACCAACAACTACCTGTACGCTGCCTGCGAGTGCAAAGCTG GCTGGAACGGCTGGGGCTGCACGGACAACGCTGAGGCTTTCTCCTATGgcttccagctcctctccacgctgctgctgtgcctcagcAATGTGATGTTTGTGCCTCCCGTGGCCATTGCTGTCCGCAGCCACTACCTCCTAGAAGCTGCTGTCTACATCTTCACCATGTTCTTCTCCACT TTTTACCATGCCTGCGACCAGCCGGGCATTGTGGTGTTCTGCATCATGGAGTATGATGTGCTGCAGTTTTGTGACTTCTTGGGCTCTCTCATGTCTGTCTGGGTCACTGTCATCGCCATGGCCCGGCTCCAGCCCATAGTCAAGCAG GTGCTGTACCTGCTGGGGGCCATGCTGCTCTCCATGGCCCTGCAGATGGACCGTCACGGGCTCTGGAACCTTCTGGGGCCCAGCCTTTTCGCTTTGGGGATAATGGCCGTCGCCTGG ACGGCTCGCACCATCCGTCGCCGCCACTGCTACCCTCCGACCTGGAAGCGCTGGGCATTCTACCTGTGCCCGGGAGCGCTGATCGCAGCGGCGGCCGTGCTGCTCTACGCCTTCGTAGAGACAGAGGAGAACTACTTCTACATCCACAGCATCTGGCACCTGCTCATCGCCGGCA
- the TMEM8B gene encoding transmembrane protein 8B isoform X1: MDSLRYLRLVEGVPGSHEGPTWPQAPMEPTQSSDGLFVTDYFTRTPRKLSPFRSFASIELFHFHIPEDTVIAVWNLITFKEQGGTFGDQCPDRSITVYFRSGAPSVINPLHTHFPRDTAVPGSFALTLTWTLPNRTTGVFNVTSPLPGDWFLAAHLPKDEGKISVKGLYEECQYLFQPQLIVQRLVNIAVLYPGHVTEQSMAPHNRSCLYKVFVPSYTSRVLVEVLQCRGAEGCPLWLRVRAKAPPLHNSTALDCREHTPCQLAQDLPFWQHWYYVLVEKHPGVLGTVSFQVTVQLTDCSRPSLARPPFLPSSASMNMPHSFGSAGGLALGDSPPPTSPNDTKHPVPVPATLHTEERCWPVRPTLRNELDTFSVHFYIFFGPNVSVPPDRPAVFVINLLPVLDSGGVLNLELRLNVSSLCGENVTVFGCLNHGVPLTSGDNTSVTCETESLAGFLLSVNATASLSRLRIPYPQTGSWYLSLRSLCATEHGFEPCTNVTAEVYLRAYLSPCINDCGIYGQCKLLRTNNYLYAACECKAGWNGWGCTDNAEAFSYGFQLLSTLLLCLSNVMFVPPVAIAVRSHYLLEAAVYIFTMFFSTFYHACDQPGIVVFCIMEYDVLQFCDFLGSLMSVWVTVIAMARLQPIVKQVLYLLGAMLLSMALQMDRHGLWNLLGPSLFALGIMAVAWTARTIRRRHCYPPTWKRWAFYLCPGALIAAAAVLLYAFVETEENYFYIHSIWHLLIAGSVGFLLPPRAKPSRRLGPLPRRKGCGYQLCVNEQEELGLVDPAVASINSICTS; this comes from the exons ATGGACAGCCTCAGATATCTGCGGCTTGTGGA GGGCGTTCCTGGCTCCCACGAGGGACCCACCTGGCCCCAGGCCCCCATGGAACCCACACAGAGTTCAG ACGGGCTCTTTGTGACCGACTACTTCACCCGCACACCACGCAAGCTCAGCCCCTTCCGCTCCTTTGCCAGCATCGAGCTCTTCCACTTCCACATTCCCGAGGACACAGTCATCGCCGTCTGGAACCTCATCACCTTCAAGGAGCAAGGTGGCACCTTTGGGGATCAATGCCCGGACCGCAGCATCACCGT GTATTTCCGCTCAGGGGCTCCCTCTGTCATTAACCCGCTGCACACGCACTTCCCCAGGGACACGGCCGTCCCTGGCTCCTTCGCACTGACCCTCACCTGGACCCTGCCCAACCGCACCACAGGCGTGTTCAATGTCACCAGCCCGCTGCCCGGGGACTGGTTCCTGGCTGCCCACCTGCCCAAAGATGAGGGCAAGATCTCCGTTAAG gggctcTACGAGGAGTGCCAGTATCTCTTCCAGCCACAGCTCATCGTGCAGCGCCTGGTGAACATCGCCGTGCTGTACCCAGGTCATGTCACCGAGCAGAGCATGGCCCCCCACAACCGCTCCTGCCTCTACAA GGTCTTTGTGCCCAGCTACACATCGCGAGTGCTCGTGGAGGTGCTGCAGTGCCGTGGGGCCGAGGGCTGCCCACTCTGGCTGCGTGTGCGGGCCAAGGCTCCCCCCCTGCACAACTCCACAGCCCTGGACTGCCGGGAACACACTCCCTGCCAGCTGGCACAGGACCTGCCCTTCTGGCAGCACTGGTACTACGTGCTGGTGGAGAAACACCCTGGGGTGCTGGGCACCGTCTCCTTCCAGGTCACCGTGCAGCTCACAG ACTGTTCCCGACCCAGCCTGGCCCGGCcacccttcctgccctccagcgcCTCCATGAACATGCCCCACTCCTTCGGCTCCGCGGGCGGGCTGGCGCTGGGGGACAGCCCTCCACCCACCAGCCCCAACGACACGAAGCACCCGGTCCCCGTCCCCGCCACCTTACACACCGAGGAGCGGTGCTGGCCTGTCCGGCCCACGCTGCGCAACGAGCTGGACACCTTCTCCGTCCACTTCTACATCTTCTTCGGGCCCAACGTGTCAGTGCCGCCCGACCGCCCCGCTGTCTTCGTCATCAACCTCCTGCCAGTGCTGGACAGTGGTGGGGTACTCAACCTGGAGCTGCGGCTCAACGTG AGCTCCCTGTGTGGTGAAAATGTGACAGTGTTTGGGTGTCTAAACCATGGAGTCCCACTGACATCTGGTGACAACACCTCGGTCACCTGTGAGACAG AGTCTCTGGCAGGCTTCCTGCTCTCCGTTAATGCCACAGCCAGCCTCAGCCGCCTGCGGATCCCCTACCCACAGACAGGCAGCTGGTACCTGAGCCTGCGCTCGCTCTGTGCCACGGAGCACGG GTTTGAGCCCTGCACCAACGTGACAGCTGAGGTGTACTTGCGCGCCTACCTCTCCCCCTGCATCAACGACTGCGGCATCTACGGCCAGTGCAAGCTGCTGCGCACCAACAACTACCTGTACGCTGCCTGCGAGTGCAAAGCTG GCTGGAACGGCTGGGGCTGCACGGACAACGCTGAGGCTTTCTCCTATGgcttccagctcctctccacgctgctgctgtgcctcagcAATGTGATGTTTGTGCCTCCCGTGGCCATTGCTGTCCGCAGCCACTACCTCCTAGAAGCTGCTGTCTACATCTTCACCATGTTCTTCTCCACT TTTTACCATGCCTGCGACCAGCCGGGCATTGTGGTGTTCTGCATCATGGAGTATGATGTGCTGCAGTTTTGTGACTTCTTGGGCTCTCTCATGTCTGTCTGGGTCACTGTCATCGCCATGGCCCGGCTCCAGCCCATAGTCAAGCAG GTGCTGTACCTGCTGGGGGCCATGCTGCTCTCCATGGCCCTGCAGATGGACCGTCACGGGCTCTGGAACCTTCTGGGGCCCAGCCTTTTCGCTTTGGGGATAATGGCCGTCGCCTGG ACGGCTCGCACCATCCGTCGCCGCCACTGCTACCCTCCGACCTGGAAGCGCTGGGCATTCTACCTGTGCCCGGGAGCGCTGATCGCAGCGGCGGCCGTGCTGCTCTACGCCTTCGTAGAGACAGAGGAGAACTACTTCTACATCCACAGCATCTGGCACCTGCTCATCGCCGGCA